One Lutra lutra chromosome 7, mLutLut1.2, whole genome shotgun sequence DNA window includes the following coding sequences:
- the LOC125105482 gene encoding 40S ribosomal protein S2-like: MADDAGAAGGPRGPGGPGGPGMGGRGGFRGGFGSGIRGRGRGRGSGRGRGRGACGGKAEDKEWIPVTKLGRLVKDMKIKSLEEIYLFSLPIKESEIIDFFLGASLKDEVLKIMPVQKQTRAGQRTRFKAFVAIGDYNGHVGLGVKCSKEVATAIRGAIILAKLSIVPVRRGYWGNKIGKPHTVLCKVTGRCGSVLVRLIPAPKGTGIVLAPVPKKLLMMAGIYDCYTSARGCTATLGNFAKATFDAISKTYSYLTPDLWKETVFTKSPYQEFTDHLVKTHTRVSVQRTQAPAVATT, encoded by the coding sequence ATGGCGGATGACGCCGGTGCTGCGGGAGGGCCCAGAGGGCCCGGAGGGCCCGGGGGCCCTGGAATGGGAGGCCGCGGCGGTTTCCGCGGAGGCTTCGGCAGCGGCatccggggccggggccggggccgtgGTAGCGGCCGGGGCCGAGGTCGCGGAGCTTGCGGGGGCAAGGCCGAAGACAAGGAGTGGATCCCCGTCACCAAGCTGGGCCGTCTGGTCAAGGACATGAAGATCAAGTCCCTGGAGGAGATCTATCTCTTCTCCTTGCCCATCAAGGAGTCTGAGATCATCGACTTCTTCCTGGGAGCCTCCCTCAAGGACGAGGTCTTGAAGATCATGCCCGTGCAAAAGCAGACGCGCGCCGGCCAGCGGACCAGGTTCAAGGCATTTGTCGCCATCGGAGATTACAATGGACACGTTGGTCTGGGTGTCAAGTGCTCCAAGGAGGTAGCCACTGCCATCCGCGGGGCCATCATTCTGGCCAAGCTTTCCATCGTCCCTGTGCGGCGAGGTTACTGGGGGAACAAGATTGGCAAGCCCCACACTGTCCTGTGCAAGGTGACTGGCCGCTGTGGCTCTGTGCTGGTGCGTCTCATCCCCGCCCCCAAAGGCACTGGCATTGTCTTGGCCCCTGTGCCCAAGAAACTGCTGATGATGGCCGGTATCTACGACTGCTACACCTCGGCCAGGGGCTGCACTGCCACCCTGGGGAACTTTGCTAAGGCTACTTTCGATGCCATCTCCAAGACCTACAGCTATCTCACCCCTGACCTCTGGAAGGAGACTGTGTTCACCAAGTCTCCCTATCAGGAGTTCACGGACCATCTTGTGAAGACCCACACCAGAGTCTCTGTGCAGAGGACCCAGGCTCCAGCTGTGGCTACCACATAG